DNA sequence from the Halogranum gelatinilyticum genome:
GTCAAAGGCCCCCCTTCCTCAGCCGAGTCATCGCCATCCGTGTGTTCTCTTGAATGGCTCTCTCCACTGAGGTAGCGGTCTGCAATATTGAGCGAGGCGTTAATGTCTGCGTGATACTCTGAAACCCAACACTCGTCGTTCGTACACTTGAACGTCGCCTGCTTCGGACGATAGCCCTGCTCTCCGCAACAGTGGCACGTCTTTGAGGTGTACGCGGGATTCACTGTCTCGACACGAATCCCTTTCTCAAGAGATTTATAACGAATCTGTGCGTGCATTTTCGCAAATCCCCATCCGTGAAGACGACGGTTCATGAACGAACCGTAGTCCATGTTCTCACGGATGTACGTCAGGTCTTCAAGCACTAAAACGGGGTTGTCGAACTGGTCAGCGTAGGCGACGACCTCCGACGTGACCGTGTGAAGA
Encoded proteins:
- a CDS encoding RNA-guided endonuclease TnpB family protein produces the protein SPTAPNLWNDEGKTVRQHRETYFTATRRLQQRGSKRIANSYGDELWRRIDQILHTVTSEVVAYADQFDNPVLVLEDLTYIRENMDYGSFMNRRLHGWGFAKMHAQIRYKSLEKGIRVETVNPAYTSKTCHCCGEQGYRPKQATFKCTNDECWVSEYHADINASLNIADRYLSGESHSREHTDGDDSAEEGGPLTAPQDSQADATTQETLGTYAS